One genomic window of Polyangium aurulentum includes the following:
- a CDS encoding serine/threonine-protein kinase, which yields MPGEILGRFRLEARVSSGGMGEIHRARDLETGEVVAIKVLREASADHVARFEREAQALARLTHPGIVRYVAHDTSPQGEPFLVMEWLSGEDLGRVLSRRRLTPAETVRLGMRVAAALGAAHAAGIVHRDLKPSNIFLPNGDLDDPRLLDFGIACLAGDTRITNTGIVLGTPFYMAPEQARSHGEVTPAADVFSLGCVLFECLTGVPPFRAAHVIAVLAKLVFEDAPRAIDLCPEVPAWLDALLAQMLSKKPAERPQDGAAAHAALAAQRTVEAPPMSMRGPALTGDERRFLGAVLLGRPSETSAHAAPAGTLTSFSTAGLDAVAARFGGHLELFADGTAVVILDKPSIPTDIAARAARCALSAQESAPGCPIAITAGWGTLSHGLPVGEALERAAQLLRERGTSDAEGGPIVLDEVTAGLLTGRFDVADLARGTFVLNGERSAGEALRPLLGKPTPCVGREHELMLLDQTFLTCVDEPAARVVLVSGPAGIGKSRLLHASVERRRRAAEPVAIFVGRGDALRAGSTYGLLADLLRGAAGLKGGEPLEVRREQLAARVARNVPERELRRVTEFLGEIAGIPFPDEDSVPLRAARQDPELFGEQAPRALRDFLRAECAAHPVLLVLEDVHWGDRASVTAIDAALRELADLPLLVLASARPEIDELFPRLWAERGRQDLHLGHLSPKASTRLAREALGDADRTLIDRLVAQSEGHPFFLEELIRTVAVGREGTLPGTVVAMVQARLERLDPSTRRALRAASILGEVFWSGAVARLLGDDETGSSTRAAFAQLVAEEVCVQHRESRFPGEKELAFRHALLREGAYALLTAEDRALGHRLVGEWLEAAGEADPLVLAEHFERGGQPCRAAALHLRGAERARARKDDLDAERCYGRAADLLPELPIEALRGRGLSRFRLGRYPEALADLRAARAQAVAEGDAVMEVELLLDEATALDWMSDYRTAAERVFEAEARGVREASPLLGARLLLGVGRSLHRADREEEAARALSRAAEIASGLGDEGNETHVIALLLLGFILPGLGRIEEAGEALDEVIRRCEERADLLHLGAALSNRALVRAYRGDRSGMIGDLERTIVLGRELGQPALELVGQFNLAEYLYLMADLDGAEPCVQAAAEVARRGNGGAPLPVLELLRARMHLYRGDEAAARALAAGIREEQGKGAALSPSEDVLCTMVELGAGEVDEAAWDALEERSRGCSVGQERIEVLEARALWSLRRGRIEDARRGLEKALAEAARVPNVMGGRLRRSLAGLASPAGGLPSLDVCAAPAA from the coding sequence GTGCCGGGGGAAATCCTGGGGCGCTTTCGCCTCGAAGCGCGCGTCAGCTCCGGGGGAATGGGCGAGATTCACCGCGCCCGCGACCTCGAGACGGGCGAGGTCGTGGCGATCAAGGTATTGCGCGAAGCGTCCGCGGACCACGTCGCGAGGTTCGAGCGAGAGGCGCAGGCGCTCGCGCGGCTGACCCACCCCGGGATCGTCCGCTACGTCGCCCACGACACGTCGCCCCAGGGCGAGCCCTTCCTGGTGATGGAATGGCTGAGCGGCGAGGATCTCGGCCGCGTGCTCTCGCGGCGGCGGCTCACCCCGGCGGAGACCGTGCGGCTCGGCATGCGCGTGGCCGCTGCCCTCGGGGCCGCGCACGCGGCCGGGATCGTTCACCGCGACCTGAAGCCGAGCAACATCTTCCTCCCGAACGGCGACCTCGACGATCCGCGGCTGCTCGACTTCGGGATCGCCTGCCTCGCGGGCGACACGCGGATCACCAACACCGGGATCGTGCTGGGAACGCCGTTTTACATGGCCCCCGAGCAGGCGCGCAGCCACGGCGAGGTCACGCCGGCCGCGGACGTCTTCTCGCTCGGGTGCGTGCTCTTCGAGTGCCTGACCGGGGTGCCCCCCTTCCGCGCCGCGCACGTGATCGCCGTGCTGGCCAAGCTCGTCTTCGAGGACGCGCCGCGCGCGATCGATCTGTGCCCCGAGGTGCCCGCCTGGCTCGACGCGCTCCTCGCCCAGATGCTCTCGAAGAAGCCCGCCGAGCGCCCGCAGGACGGGGCCGCCGCCCACGCGGCGCTCGCCGCGCAGAGGACCGTGGAGGCGCCGCCCATGTCGATGCGGGGGCCGGCGCTCACCGGGGACGAGCGGCGCTTCCTCGGCGCCGTGCTGCTCGGGCGCCCGTCGGAGACCTCGGCCCACGCCGCGCCCGCAGGGACGCTGACGAGCTTCTCGACGGCGGGCCTCGACGCGGTGGCGGCCCGGTTCGGCGGGCACCTCGAGCTGTTCGCCGACGGCACCGCCGTGGTCATCCTGGACAAGCCGAGCATCCCCACCGACATCGCCGCGCGCGCCGCGCGGTGCGCGCTCTCCGCGCAGGAGAGCGCCCCCGGCTGCCCGATCGCCATCACCGCCGGCTGGGGCACGCTGTCGCACGGGCTGCCGGTCGGCGAGGCGCTCGAGCGAGCCGCACAGCTCCTGCGCGAGCGGGGAACGAGCGACGCGGAGGGAGGGCCCATCGTCCTCGACGAGGTCACCGCCGGGCTCCTCACGGGCCGCTTCGACGTCGCGGACCTCGCGCGCGGGACCTTCGTGCTGAACGGCGAGCGCTCGGCGGGCGAGGCCCTGCGGCCCCTGCTCGGCAAGCCCACCCCCTGCGTGGGTCGCGAGCACGAGCTGATGCTGCTCGATCAGACGTTCCTCACCTGCGTCGACGAGCCCGCCGCGCGCGTGGTGCTCGTCTCCGGCCCCGCGGGGATCGGCAAATCGCGCCTGCTCCATGCGTCCGTCGAGCGGCGCCGGCGCGCGGCGGAGCCGGTCGCGATCTTCGTCGGGCGGGGGGATGCGCTGCGCGCAGGCTCCACCTACGGCCTGCTCGCCGACCTCCTCCGGGGCGCGGCGGGCTTGAAGGGCGGCGAGCCGCTCGAGGTCCGGCGCGAGCAGCTCGCGGCCCGCGTCGCGCGCAACGTGCCCGAGCGCGAGCTGCGGCGCGTGACGGAGTTCCTGGGCGAGATCGCCGGGATCCCCTTCCCTGACGAGGACAGCGTCCCGCTGCGGGCGGCGCGCCAGGATCCCGAGCTGTTCGGCGAGCAGGCGCCGCGGGCCCTGCGCGACTTTCTCCGGGCCGAGTGCGCGGCGCACCCGGTGCTGCTCGTGCTGGAGGACGTGCACTGGGGAGACCGCGCCTCGGTCACGGCCATCGACGCGGCCCTGCGCGAGCTCGCGGATCTGCCGCTGCTCGTGCTCGCCTCGGCGCGCCCCGAGATCGACGAGCTGTTCCCGCGGCTGTGGGCGGAGCGCGGCCGGCAGGACCTGCACCTCGGGCATCTGTCGCCCAAGGCGTCCACGCGGCTCGCCCGCGAGGCGCTCGGGGACGCGGACCGCACGCTGATCGATCGCCTGGTCGCCCAGTCCGAGGGCCACCCGTTTTTCCTGGAAGAGCTCATCCGCACGGTCGCCGTGGGCCGTGAGGGCACCTTGCCGGGCACGGTGGTGGCCATGGTGCAGGCGCGGCTCGAGCGGCTCGATCCCAGCACCCGCCGGGCGCTGCGCGCGGCGAGCATCCTCGGCGAGGTGTTCTGGAGCGGCGCGGTCGCGCGGCTGCTCGGCGACGACGAGACGGGGTCGTCGACGCGCGCGGCCTTCGCGCAGCTCGTGGCCGAGGAGGTCTGCGTCCAGCACCGCGAGAGCCGTTTTCCCGGGGAGAAAGAGCTCGCCTTCCGTCACGCGCTCCTGCGCGAGGGGGCCTATGCGCTCCTCACCGCGGAGGATCGAGCGCTCGGCCACCGCCTCGTCGGGGAGTGGCTCGAGGCCGCGGGAGAGGCGGATCCGCTGGTCCTTGCCGAGCATTTCGAGCGCGGCGGCCAGCCCTGCCGCGCGGCCGCGCTTCACCTCCGCGGCGCGGAGCGAGCGCGCGCGCGCAAGGACGACCTCGACGCCGAGCGCTGCTACGGCCGGGCGGCGGATCTGTTGCCCGAGCTTCCGATCGAGGCTCTCCGGGGGCGGGGGCTGTCGCGCTTCCGGCTCGGTCGCTACCCGGAGGCGCTCGCCGATCTGCGCGCCGCGCGCGCGCAGGCTGTGGCTGAGGGCGACGCCGTGATGGAGGTCGAGCTGCTCCTCGACGAGGCCACGGCGCTCGACTGGATGAGCGACTACCGCACCGCCGCGGAGCGGGTCTTCGAGGCCGAGGCGCGCGGCGTCCGCGAGGCCTCGCCGCTGCTCGGCGCGCGCCTGCTCCTCGGGGTGGGTCGCTCGCTGCACCGTGCGGATCGCGAGGAGGAGGCCGCGCGGGCCCTGTCACGCGCCGCGGAGATCGCCTCGGGCCTGGGGGACGAGGGCAACGAGACCCACGTCATCGCGCTTCTCCTGCTCGGGTTCATCCTGCCTGGCCTCGGGCGCATCGAGGAGGCTGGCGAGGCGCTCGACGAGGTGATCCGGCGCTGCGAGGAGCGCGCCGATCTGTTGCACCTGGGCGCCGCGCTGAGCAACCGGGCGCTCGTCCGCGCGTACCGGGGCGATCGGTCGGGGATGATCGGCGACCTCGAGCGGACCATCGTGCTCGGCCGCGAGCTCGGCCAGCCCGCGCTGGAGCTGGTGGGCCAGTTCAACCTGGCCGAGTACCTCTACCTGATGGCCGATCTCGACGGCGCCGAGCCCTGCGTGCAAGCAGCGGCGGAGGTCGCGCGGCGCGGAAACGGAGGCGCGCCGCTGCCGGTCCTCGAGCTGCTCCGGGCGCGGATGCACCTTTACCGCGGGGACGAGGCTGCGGCGCGCGCGCTCGCGGCGGGCATCCGCGAGGAGCAGGGCAAGGGCGCGGCGCTCTCGCCCTCGGAGGACGTGCTCTGCACGATGGTCGAGCTCGGGGCGGGCGAGGTGGACGAGGCGGCCTGGGACGCGCTGGAGGAGCGCTCTCGGGGCTGCTCGGTCGGGCAGGAGCGGATCGAGGTGCTCGAGGCCCGGGCCCTCTGGTCGCTGCGGCGCGGGAGGATCGAGGACGCCCGGCGCGGGCTCGAGAAGGCCCTCGCAGAGGCCGCGCGGGTCCCGAACGTCATGGGGGGAAGGCTGCGCCGCTCGCTCGCCGGGCTCGCCTCCCCTGCCGGTGGGCTCCCTTCCCTGGACGTCTGCGCGGCGCCGGCGGCATGA
- a CDS encoding formylglycine-generating enzyme family protein: MSARRWTNAWVAVLGLASVSACGGTGDPPPAGPPSPPVDESKPAPSQAAQPAPSAPASAAAPEGSAAPVASATPDANATQTPAPAASAPDTGGCPAGMVRIKGGSFKLAAVKQQVTVKDYCLDVNLVTTDQYTECVKSKKCNDAAVKVCDPSTYGVEGKGNLPMICIDFTQATAYCKAQDKRLPTGEEWEWAARGGSEGWNFPWGNEPPGDQLCWSGKTKREGPCPIGSFPAGASPQGVLDLAGNVFEWTTTGNDAVSTARFGRGGSWKDKGDEVKTGKTAVFKTTYRCGFLGIRCATSAP, from the coding sequence ATGTCGGCGAGACGATGGACGAATGCATGGGTGGCCGTTCTTGGATTGGCCTCCGTGAGCGCCTGCGGCGGGACGGGTGATCCGCCGCCCGCCGGGCCTCCCAGCCCGCCTGTCGACGAAAGCAAACCCGCGCCGTCGCAAGCGGCGCAGCCCGCGCCGAGCGCGCCCGCAAGCGCAGCCGCGCCGGAGGGCTCCGCGGCCCCTGTCGCGAGCGCGACGCCGGACGCGAATGCGACGCAAACGCCTGCGCCTGCGGCGAGCGCGCCGGACACCGGCGGATGCCCGGCGGGGATGGTCCGCATCAAGGGCGGCTCGTTCAAGCTCGCCGCGGTCAAGCAGCAGGTGACCGTGAAGGACTATTGCCTCGACGTGAACCTGGTCACGACCGACCAGTACACGGAGTGCGTGAAATCGAAGAAGTGCAACGACGCGGCGGTCAAGGTCTGCGATCCCTCGACGTACGGCGTCGAAGGGAAGGGCAACCTGCCGATGATATGCATCGACTTCACGCAAGCCACGGCCTACTGCAAAGCGCAGGACAAACGCCTCCCCACCGGCGAGGAATGGGAGTGGGCGGCGCGCGGCGGGTCGGAAGGGTGGAATTTCCCTTGGGGCAACGAGCCGCCGGGCGATCAGCTCTGCTGGTCGGGAAAGACGAAGCGCGAGGGCCCCTGCCCGATAGGGAGCTTTCCGGCCGGCGCGAGCCCGCAAGGGGTGCTCGATCTCGCGGGCAACGTCTTCGAGTGGACCACGACGGGCAACGACGCCGTGAGCACGGCCCGCTTCGGGCGTGGCGGGAGCTGGAAGGACAAGGGCGACGAGGTCAAGACCGGGAAGACGGCCGTTTTCAAGACGACCTATCGCTGCGGCTTCCTGGGCATTCGCTGCGCGACCAGCGCGCCCTGA
- a CDS encoding GAF domain-containing protein yields the protein MAGPLEDVLPKLTSLALALCRAGSAGVSVLEAQDGREVFRWHAVVGPFEPNQGLTLPRNKSLCDTVIARNDTLLFPEPERHFGRAPAGPPIIEALTVPFHDGGNPVGTLWVLSHSEGRHFDAEDGRLLTSLSRFATAALTLTRAQEAKRTDALLDGQKQVLEMLARGEPLSTVLGALCGLVERLAGGRARCSLFLLEPGGRHLRTGAAPSLPEDYNRAFDGIEIRPNIGCCAAAASRRQVVVCEDLASDPGWAAFCDLPLALGLKAAWSMPITSAAGEVLGTFGTYFFEARGPTAYERRTVEILARTAALAIERRRADEALRESEGRHRFLANLAAATQMLVDAHEIMAMTARMLAEHLAVDRCAYAEIEDERIFVITGDYTRDVQSIVGRWPVAGFGAECERLMLANEAYVIDDVDTDARAGKDLAAYRATQIQAVICVPLHKAGRFTAAMAVHQKTPRHWTAEEVALVRQVVARCWEVLERARTEQRLARMLEREREQGRLLQQVANAALTIHGSGSLDSVLRVVAEEARQIIGAHQSVTSLTRGDDWSQAINTVSMSSKYERWRGYSTPANGKGIYAEVCKTNRPMRLTQAELLAHPSWRNFSGEAAHHPPMRGWLAVPFVGRSGKNLGLVQLSDKLEGEFTESDEAILVQLAHIASVAIENARLYDELRDQDRRKDEFLATLAHELRNPLAPIRTGLEILKVAGEGERGRKLRDMMERQVGHMVRMVDDLLDVSRITRGKVELRRERVELRAVVESAVETSRPLIESAGHELRTELPAEPLLLDADPTRLAQVFANLLNNAAKYTPAGGRIRLVAERAGARVVVRVEDTGVGIPADMLPKVFDMFTQVGRSIDRAQGGLGIGLTLVQRLVVMHGGTIDAESEGPGRGSTFTVRLPLATVEEARPTSATQSNGTGRALASLRVLVVDDNIDGAESLSVLLQLSGHQTQAAHSGPEALTAAQRLGPDMVFLDIGLPGMNGYEVARKLRAMPDYARCVLVALTGWGTDEDRRQARAAGFDHHLTKPVDAAEVHRLVALVAEGRGAR from the coding sequence ATGGCAGGCCCCCTCGAGGACGTCCTTCCAAAGCTCACCTCGCTCGCCCTCGCGCTCTGCCGCGCCGGCTCGGCGGGCGTCAGCGTGCTCGAGGCGCAGGACGGCCGCGAGGTGTTCCGCTGGCATGCCGTGGTCGGTCCGTTCGAGCCCAACCAGGGCCTCACGCTGCCCCGCAACAAGAGCCTCTGCGATACTGTCATTGCGCGCAACGACACGCTCCTCTTCCCGGAGCCCGAGCGCCACTTCGGTCGTGCCCCCGCGGGCCCGCCGATCATCGAGGCCCTGACCGTTCCCTTCCACGACGGCGGCAATCCCGTCGGCACGCTCTGGGTCCTCAGCCATTCCGAGGGGCGCCATTTCGACGCCGAGGACGGGCGGCTGCTCACGAGCCTTTCGCGGTTCGCCACCGCCGCCCTGACCCTCACCCGGGCGCAGGAGGCGAAGCGAACGGATGCCCTCCTCGACGGGCAGAAGCAGGTCCTCGAGATGCTCGCGCGCGGCGAGCCCCTCTCGACGGTGCTCGGCGCCTTGTGCGGGCTCGTCGAGCGTCTGGCCGGCGGACGGGCGAGGTGCTCGCTCTTCCTGCTCGAACCCGGCGGCCGGCACCTGCGCACGGGCGCGGCCCCGAGCCTCCCCGAGGACTACAACAGGGCGTTCGACGGGATCGAGATACGCCCGAACATCGGCTGCTGCGCCGCGGCCGCCAGCCGCCGGCAGGTCGTGGTCTGCGAGGACCTCGCGAGCGACCCGGGCTGGGCCGCGTTCTGCGATCTGCCCCTCGCCCTCGGGCTCAAGGCGGCCTGGTCCATGCCGATCACCTCGGCCGCGGGCGAGGTCCTCGGGACCTTCGGCACGTACTTCTTCGAGGCGCGGGGGCCGACGGCCTACGAGCGGCGGACCGTCGAGATCCTCGCCCGCACGGCGGCGCTCGCGATCGAGCGCAGGCGCGCGGACGAGGCGCTGCGCGAGAGCGAGGGCCGGCATCGCTTCCTGGCCAACCTCGCCGCGGCCACCCAGATGCTCGTCGACGCGCACGAGATCATGGCCATGACCGCGCGCATGCTCGCCGAGCACCTGGCCGTGGACCGCTGCGCTTACGCCGAGATCGAGGACGAGCGCATCTTCGTGATCACGGGCGACTACACGCGCGACGTGCAGAGCATCGTCGGCCGCTGGCCGGTCGCCGGATTCGGGGCCGAGTGCGAGCGGCTCATGCTCGCGAACGAGGCCTACGTGATCGACGACGTCGACACCGACGCGCGGGCCGGCAAGGATCTCGCGGCGTACCGGGCCACGCAGATCCAGGCGGTCATCTGCGTCCCGCTGCACAAGGCGGGCAGGTTCACCGCCGCCATGGCCGTCCACCAGAAGACGCCGCGGCACTGGACGGCCGAGGAGGTCGCGCTGGTGCGTCAGGTCGTGGCCCGGTGCTGGGAGGTCCTCGAGCGGGCCCGGACCGAGCAGCGGCTCGCCCGGATGCTCGAGCGGGAGCGGGAGCAAGGCCGGCTCCTTCAGCAGGTGGCCAACGCCGCCCTCACCATTCACGGGTCGGGGTCGCTCGACAGCGTGCTGCGGGTGGTCGCCGAGGAAGCCCGGCAGATCATCGGCGCCCACCAGTCGGTCACCAGCTTGACCCGCGGCGACGACTGGTCGCAGGCGATCAACACCGTATCCATGTCCAGCAAGTACGAGCGCTGGCGAGGCTACAGCACGCCCGCGAACGGAAAGGGCATCTACGCGGAGGTTTGCAAGACGAACCGGCCCATGCGGCTCACGCAGGCCGAGCTTTTGGCCCACCCGTCGTGGCGCAATTTCAGCGGCGAGGCGGCCCATCATCCTCCAATGCGGGGGTGGCTCGCCGTGCCCTTCGTGGGCCGGAGCGGAAAGAACCTCGGCCTGGTCCAGCTCTCCGACAAGCTCGAGGGGGAGTTCACCGAGAGCGACGAGGCCATTCTCGTCCAGCTCGCGCACATCGCGTCCGTCGCCATCGAGAATGCCCGGCTGTACGACGAGCTGCGCGATCAGGATCGGCGCAAAGACGAGTTTCTGGCCACGCTCGCCCACGAGCTGCGGAACCCGCTCGCCCCGATCCGGACGGGCCTCGAGATCCTCAAGGTGGCCGGCGAGGGCGAGCGGGGGCGCAAGCTGCGGGACATGATGGAGCGGCAGGTCGGGCACATGGTCCGGATGGTGGACGATCTGCTCGACGTCTCGCGCATCACGCGCGGCAAGGTGGAGCTGCGCCGGGAGCGGGTGGAGCTGCGGGCGGTGGTCGAGAGCGCCGTCGAGACCAGCCGGCCCTTGATCGAGTCGGCCGGGCACGAGCTGCGGACCGAGCTGCCGGCCGAGCCCTTGCTCCTGGACGCAGACCCGACGCGGCTGGCCCAGGTGTTCGCCAATCTGCTCAACAATGCGGCCAAGTACACGCCTGCGGGCGGCCGCATTCGCCTCGTGGCCGAGCGGGCCGGGGCGCGGGTGGTTGTCCGGGTAGAAGATACCGGGGTCGGCATTCCTGCGGACATGCTGCCGAAGGTCTTCGACATGTTCACGCAGGTGGGCCGATCGATCGATCGGGCGCAGGGGGGACTCGGGATCGGGCTCACCCTGGTGCAGCGGCTCGTGGTGATGCACGGCGGGACGATCGACGCCGAGAGCGAGGGGCCTGGCCGCGGCTCGACCTTCACCGTGCGGCTGCCGCTCGCGACCGTGGAGGAAGCCAGGCCGACGTCGGCGACGCAATCGAACGGGACGGGCCGGGCTCTGGCGTCTTTGCGGGTGCTCGTGGTGGACGACAACATCGACGGGGCGGAGAGCCTGTCGGTGCTGTTGCAGCTCTCGGGGCACCAGACGCAGGCCGCGCACAGCGGCCCCGAGGCGCTGACGGCCGCCCAGAGGCTCGGCCCCGACATGGTCTTTCTCGATATCGGCCTCCCCGGCATGAACGGCTACGAGGTGGCCCGGAAGCTGCGGGCAATGCCGGATTACGCGCGATGCGTCCTCGTGGCGCTCACGGGCTGGGGCACGGACGAGGACCGGCGGCAAGCCCGCGCGGCGGGGTTCGACCACCACCTGACCAAGCCGGTGGACGCAGCCGAGGTGCACAGGCTCGTGGCGCTCGTGGCCGAGGGGCGAGGCGCGAGGTAG
- a CDS encoding DJ-1/PfpI family protein, with protein sequence MERRKFLDLIAWGATAVTITTVGGCDTEADTSPESPAPPEDGEPAKHVAMLVYPGFTALDLIGPHAAFSPPLAGLKVHLVWKKIEPVTTDSGITLMPTMTLADCPEALEILFVPGGTDGTLAMMQDPEILEFLSSRGAKAKLVTSVCTGSLVLGAAGLLRGRKATSHWSVRHLLPILEATPVDARYVEDGGVITGGGVTSGLDFGLRIVAKLKGDDLAQGIQLVLEYAPDPPFQAGSPDTAPQATVDMMNELMAPFVNEATEVSKKAAASFPG encoded by the coding sequence ATGGAGCGACGAAAATTTCTCGATCTGATTGCGTGGGGTGCGACCGCGGTGACGATTACGACGGTCGGCGGGTGCGATACGGAGGCAGACACGTCCCCGGAGAGCCCCGCGCCTCCGGAGGACGGCGAGCCCGCGAAGCACGTCGCGATGCTCGTCTATCCCGGATTCACGGCCCTCGATCTCATCGGGCCGCACGCGGCATTCTCTCCGCCCCTCGCGGGATTGAAGGTGCACCTCGTCTGGAAGAAGATCGAGCCGGTGACGACCGATAGCGGCATCACCCTCATGCCGACCATGACGCTCGCCGATTGCCCCGAGGCGCTCGAGATCCTCTTCGTCCCCGGGGGAACGGACGGGACCCTCGCCATGATGCAGGACCCCGAGATCCTCGAATTCCTCTCGTCCCGCGGGGCGAAGGCGAAGCTCGTCACCAGCGTGTGCACGGGCTCGCTCGTGCTCGGGGCGGCGGGCCTCCTGCGCGGCCGCAAGGCGACGAGCCACTGGTCGGTGCGGCACCTGCTCCCGATCCTCGAGGCCACGCCGGTCGACGCGAGATATGTCGAGGATGGCGGCGTCATCACGGGCGGCGGGGTGACCTCCGGGCTCGATTTCGGCCTGCGGATCGTGGCGAAGCTCAAGGGCGACGACCTCGCGCAGGGCATCCAGCTCGTCCTGGAGTACGCGCCGGATCCGCCCTTCCAGGCGGGCTCGCCGGACACGGCGCCGCAGGCGACGGTCGACATGATGAACGAGCTGATGGCGCCGTTCGTGAACGAGGCAACCGAGGTCTCGAAGAAGGCCGCCGCGAGCTTCCCCGGCTGA